The Saccharopolyspora gloriosae genome has a segment encoding these proteins:
- a CDS encoding o-succinylbenzoate synthase, translating to MTANGATISLAELDAVRVYGLPMRTRFRGITRRQGVLLGGPAGWGEFCPFEDYDDAESVPWLAAALEACAGDWPEPVRDQVPVNCTVPAVDAAKAHAIVTASGCTTAKVKVAERSQTPADDIERVAAVRDALGPSGAIRVDANAAWDVDTAVARIAELDRAAGGLEYVEQPSPTIEDLAAVRRKVTVRIAADESIRRAEDPMKVAVAEAADVAVLKATPLGGVRRALRVAEACGLPCVVSSAVETSVGLSAQLALAGALPELPFACGLGTMSLLDGDVVSESLVPREGLLPVPRRAPLPDPARVAAATPGAEDQRRWLDRLVRVHALLTDG from the coding sequence ATGACCGCGAACGGGGCGACGATCAGCCTGGCCGAGCTCGACGCGGTCCGCGTGTACGGCCTGCCGATGCGCACCCGGTTCCGCGGCATCACCCGCAGACAAGGCGTGCTGCTCGGCGGCCCTGCCGGGTGGGGCGAGTTCTGCCCGTTCGAGGACTACGACGACGCCGAGTCGGTGCCCTGGCTGGCAGCGGCACTCGAGGCCTGCGCCGGCGACTGGCCGGAACCGGTGCGCGACCAGGTGCCGGTGAACTGCACGGTGCCCGCCGTGGACGCGGCCAAGGCGCACGCGATCGTCACGGCCTCGGGCTGCACGACGGCGAAGGTCAAGGTCGCCGAACGCTCCCAGACTCCCGCCGACGACATCGAGCGGGTCGCGGCCGTCCGGGACGCGCTGGGGCCGTCCGGGGCGATCCGGGTGGACGCGAACGCAGCGTGGGACGTGGACACCGCCGTCGCCCGCATCGCCGAACTGGACCGGGCGGCGGGCGGCCTGGAGTACGTGGAACAGCCGAGCCCGACGATCGAGGACCTCGCCGCGGTGCGCCGCAAGGTGACCGTGCGCATCGCCGCCGACGAATCCATCCGCCGCGCCGAGGACCCGATGAAGGTGGCGGTCGCCGAGGCCGCCGACGTCGCGGTGCTCAAAGCGACCCCGCTCGGCGGGGTGCGGCGAGCGTTGCGCGTCGCGGAGGCGTGCGGGCTGCCGTGCGTGGTGTCCTCGGCCGTGGAGACGAGCGTGGGGCTGTCCGCGCAGCTCGCACTGGCCGGCGCGCTGCCGGAGCTGCCGTTCGCCTGCGGCCTGGGCACCATGTCGCTGCTGGACGGGGACGTGGTGAGCGAGTCGCTGGTGCCTCGGGAGGGCCTGCTGCCGGTGCCGCGGCGTGCTCCGCTGCCGGACCCGGCGCGGGTCGCCGCCGCCACCCCCGGCGCCGAAGATCAACGCCGTTGGCTCGACCGCCTGGTCCGCGTGCACGCCCTGCTCACCGACGGCTGA
- a CDS encoding suppressor of fused domain protein — translation MTTEKHNTAMGGAHRFIGLAENLERHAGTPTAAEPPNVRGENRGYGLVFFHLEQYHLSTVISSGLRFQPLGAEPAQELACTVYKEQAEAARHLVDVTSELLVQSGTHLVPDQIVPNESPLLPGTEFYGVLASGHPLFPPEFTRFTDPDGNEQLQVYTLLPVTLGELNYILDHGVTTLRQQWARFEVDVFDLGRPSVA, via the coding sequence ATGACCACCGAGAAGCACAACACCGCGATGGGTGGTGCACACCGGTTCATCGGGCTGGCGGAGAACCTCGAACGTCACGCGGGCACCCCCACGGCCGCGGAGCCGCCCAACGTGCGCGGCGAGAACCGCGGCTACGGGCTGGTGTTCTTCCACCTGGAGCAGTATCACCTGAGCACCGTGATCAGCTCCGGTCTGCGGTTCCAGCCGCTGGGTGCCGAGCCCGCGCAGGAACTGGCCTGCACCGTTTACAAGGAGCAGGCCGAAGCGGCCAGGCACCTGGTGGACGTGACGTCCGAACTGCTGGTGCAGAGCGGAACGCACCTCGTACCGGACCAGATCGTGCCGAACGAGAGCCCGCTGCTGCCCGGTACCGAGTTCTACGGCGTCCTGGCCAGCGGCCATCCGCTGTTCCCGCCGGAGTTCACCCGGTTCACCGATCCGGACGGCAACGAGCAGCTGCAGGTGTACACGCTGCTGCCCGTGACCCTGGGCGAGTTGAACTACATCCTCGACCACGGGGTGACCACGCTGCGCCAGCAGTGGGCCAGGTTCGAGGTCGACGTGTTCGACCTGGGCCGTCCCAGCGTCGCCTGA
- a CDS encoding DNA repair helicase XPB, whose translation MTDGPLIVQSDKTLLLEVDHAQADEARGSIAPFAELERAPEHVHTYRITPLALWNARAAGHDAEQVVDGLVRHSRYPVPQPLLVDIVETMGRFGRLQLAQDPAHGLVLISLDRAVLEEILRNKKIIPMLGDRIDDDTVAVHPSERGRLKQLLLKIGWPAEDLAGYVDGEAHPIELAEDGWSLRDYQRQAVQSFWAGGSGVVVLPCGAGKTLVGAAAMAEAGATTLILVTNTVAGRQWKRELIERTSLTEEEIGEYSGEKKEIRPVTIATYQVITRKSKGEYKHLELFDSRDWGLVVYDEVHLLPAPVFRMTADLQSRRRLGLTATLVREDGREGDVFSLIGPKRFDAPWKDIESQGWIAPADCVEVRVTLTENERLQYATSEAEERYKVCSTARTKAPVVRAILDQHPGEPALVIGAYLEQLHELGEALDAPIIEGSTKNKEREKLFDAFRNGEINRLVVSKVANFSIDLPEASVAVQVSGTFGSRQEEAQRLGRLLRPKSERKQAHFYSVVSRDTLDTDYAAHRQRFLAEQGYAYRIVDADDLLGPALPDVG comes from the coding sequence GTGACCGACGGACCGCTCATCGTCCAGTCCGACAAGACCCTGCTGCTCGAAGTCGACCACGCCCAAGCCGACGAGGCCCGCGGCTCCATCGCACCGTTCGCCGAGCTGGAACGCGCCCCCGAACACGTGCACACCTACCGGATCACGCCGCTGGCGCTGTGGAACGCGCGCGCGGCGGGACACGACGCGGAGCAGGTGGTGGACGGCCTCGTCCGGCACTCCCGCTACCCCGTGCCGCAGCCGCTGCTGGTGGACATCGTCGAGACGATGGGCCGGTTCGGTCGGCTGCAGCTCGCCCAGGACCCGGCGCACGGCCTGGTGCTGATCTCGCTGGACCGGGCGGTGCTCGAAGAGATCCTGCGGAACAAGAAGATCATCCCGATGCTCGGCGACCGCATCGACGACGACACCGTCGCGGTGCACCCCAGCGAACGCGGCAGGCTCAAGCAGCTGCTGCTCAAGATCGGCTGGCCCGCCGAGGACCTCGCGGGCTACGTCGACGGCGAGGCGCACCCCATCGAACTCGCCGAGGACGGCTGGAGCCTGCGCGACTACCAGCGCCAAGCGGTGCAGTCGTTCTGGGCCGGTGGCTCCGGCGTGGTCGTGCTGCCCTGCGGCGCGGGCAAGACCCTCGTCGGCGCCGCCGCCATGGCCGAAGCGGGCGCGACCACGTTGATCCTGGTCACCAACACCGTCGCGGGCAGGCAGTGGAAGCGGGAGCTGATCGAACGCACCTCGCTCACCGAAGAGGAGATCGGCGAATACTCCGGGGAGAAGAAGGAGATCCGCCCGGTCACCATCGCCACCTACCAGGTGATCACCCGCAAGTCGAAGGGCGAGTACAAGCACCTGGAGCTGTTCGACTCCCGCGACTGGGGCCTCGTCGTCTACGACGAAGTGCACCTGCTGCCCGCCCCGGTGTTCCGGATGACCGCGGACCTGCAGTCCCGCCGCCGCCTCGGCCTCACCGCCACCCTGGTGCGCGAGGACGGCCGCGAAGGCGACGTGTTCTCGCTGATCGGCCCGAAGCGCTTCGACGCTCCGTGGAAGGACATCGAGTCCCAAGGCTGGATCGCGCCCGCCGACTGCGTCGAGGTCAGGGTCACGCTCACCGAGAACGAACGCCTCCAGTACGCGACCTCCGAGGCCGAGGAGCGCTACAAGGTGTGCTCCACCGCGCGCACCAAGGCCCCCGTCGTGCGCGCCATCCTCGACCAGCACCCGGGTGAGCCCGCGCTGGTCATCGGCGCCTACCTGGAGCAGCTGCACGAACTCGGCGAGGCGCTGGACGCCCCGATCATCGAGGGCTCCACGAAGAACAAGGAGCGGGAGAAGCTGTTCGACGCCTTCCGCAACGGCGAGATCAACAGGCTCGTCGTGTCCAAGGTGGCGAACTTCTCCATCGACCTGCCGGAGGCGTCGGTGGCCGTGCAGGTCTCCGGCACGTTCGGATCCCGTCAGGAGGAGGCTCAGCGACTGGGCCGGTTGCTGCGGCCGAAATCCGAACGCAAGCAGGCGCACTTCTACTCCGTCGTCTCCCGCGACACACTGGACACCGACTACGCGGCGCACCGGCAACGGTTCCTCGCCGAGCAGGGCTACGCCTACCGCATCGTGGACGCCGACGACCTGCTCGGACCGGCCCTTCCCGATGTCGGCTGA
- a CDS encoding SGNH/GDSL hydrolase family protein, translated as MKLKYRLIAAVAAPLVIGAGTTACSGAPAPERAATFAAADADAGVRAGAEYVALGSSFAAGPGITPTKPGSPAECKRSTQNYASRVADRSGLDLTDVSCSGATTENILTKSQAGQDPQVSAVTADTRLVTVTIGGNDVNYSGSLSVYSCHDSKGKNCGSVDEDAINKDLGTVRGKIGDVVDALHDRAPDARILVVNYLTVLPGEGVCAGVPLTSEHADFERDVAARLKDATKKAAEEKGATLIDAAGASAKHHSCSGDPWVEKYEVSDGRAAYHPKPAGMQGVADLITKQLG; from the coding sequence ATGAAGCTGAAGTACAGGTTGATCGCCGCGGTCGCGGCGCCGCTCGTCATCGGCGCGGGGACCACCGCGTGCTCCGGTGCGCCCGCGCCGGAACGCGCCGCTACGTTCGCGGCGGCCGACGCCGACGCCGGTGTTCGGGCCGGCGCCGAGTACGTGGCTCTGGGCAGTTCGTTCGCGGCCGGCCCGGGCATCACGCCGACCAAGCCCGGCAGCCCGGCAGAGTGCAAGCGCTCGACGCAGAACTACGCCAGCCGAGTCGCGGACCGTTCCGGCCTGGACCTGACCGACGTCAGCTGCAGCGGCGCCACCACGGAGAACATCCTCACCAAGTCCCAGGCCGGTCAGGACCCGCAGGTCTCGGCGGTCACCGCCGATACCCGGCTGGTCACGGTGACCATCGGTGGCAACGACGTGAACTACTCGGGAAGCCTGAGCGTCTACTCGTGCCACGACTCCAAGGGCAAGAACTGCGGGTCGGTCGATGAGGATGCGATCAACAAGGACCTCGGCACCGTGCGCGGCAAGATCGGCGATGTCGTTGATGCCTTGCACGATCGTGCGCCCGATGCCCGGATTCTTGTGGTCAACTACCTGACGGTCCTGCCGGGTGAGGGTGTGTGCGCCGGGGTGCCGCTCACCTCCGAGCATGCCGATTTCGAGCGCGACGTGGCGGCCCGGTTGAAGGACGCGACCAAGAAGGCGGCCGAGGAGAAGGGCGCGACCTTGATCGACGCGGCCGGGGCCTCCGCAAAGCACCACTCTTGCTCGGGCGACCCGTGGGTGGAGAAGTACGAGGTCTCCGATGGGCGCGCGGCTTACCACCCGAAGCCCGCCGGGATGCAGGGTGTCGCCGATCTGATCACCAAGCAGCTCGGCTGA
- the mdlC gene encoding benzoylformate decarboxylase, translated as MGERTVRDVTRELLRGLGLTTVFGNPGTTEVPFLTDWPDDFRYVLGLQESVVVAMADGYAQARRSPVLVNLHSAGGVGHALGAVFTAYRNRTPMIVTAGQQTRTLLFDEPFLGATDAATFPKPYVKFSYEPVSAADVPAAIARAHQLAMTPPQGPVFVSIPADDWDQPGFDVPPRPVTPGAAPDPDAIAELAAALDGSERPAFVVGPAVDHDGVVPELVELAERTRAAVWVAPLSPRCSFPEDHPRFAGFLQPERRLLAADLAAHDLVVVWGAPAFTYHVYRGEAEAELPEMFLVHDDPDVLARARRGRGVLGTVAHAVRGVAESVGPGAPGPAEPASSAGPPRPAASTPLSAAYALAELRAAWPAEAVVVEEAPSHRNDLHDHFPITSRDGGFFACASGALGYGIGAAVGAALAEPSRPVLALLGDGSSMYGFQAVWSAVQEQAPVTFAILDNARYAAVAVLGEAGGGRKLPGVELGGTDFAALARSLGCPATTITTPAELAEALAARASGPHLLHIKVGAEQRHLY; from the coding sequence ATGGGTGAGCGCACGGTTCGGGACGTCACGAGGGAACTGCTGCGCGGGCTGGGACTGACCACCGTGTTCGGCAACCCCGGCACCACCGAGGTCCCCTTCCTCACCGACTGGCCGGACGACTTCCGCTACGTGCTGGGCCTGCAGGAGTCCGTGGTGGTCGCGATGGCCGACGGATACGCGCAGGCGCGGCGGTCCCCGGTGCTGGTGAACCTGCACTCGGCGGGCGGCGTCGGGCACGCGCTGGGCGCCGTGTTCACCGCCTACCGCAACCGCACTCCGATGATCGTCACCGCCGGGCAGCAGACCCGGACGCTGCTGTTCGACGAGCCGTTCCTCGGCGCGACGGACGCGGCCACGTTCCCCAAGCCGTACGTGAAGTTCAGCTACGAACCGGTGAGCGCGGCCGACGTGCCCGCCGCGATCGCCCGCGCGCACCAGCTGGCCATGACCCCGCCGCAGGGTCCGGTGTTCGTCTCGATCCCCGCCGACGATTGGGACCAGCCGGGCTTCGACGTCCCGCCACGTCCGGTCACTCCCGGTGCCGCGCCGGATCCGGACGCGATCGCGGAACTGGCGGCCGCGCTGGACGGCAGCGAACGCCCCGCGTTCGTGGTCGGCCCCGCCGTCGACCACGACGGGGTGGTGCCGGAGCTGGTCGAGCTGGCCGAACGCACCCGGGCCGCGGTGTGGGTGGCCCCGCTCTCGCCGCGCTGCTCGTTCCCCGAGGACCACCCGCGGTTCGCCGGATTCCTGCAACCGGAGCGGCGCCTGCTGGCCGCCGACCTCGCCGCCCACGACCTCGTCGTGGTGTGGGGAGCGCCGGCGTTCACCTACCACGTGTATCGGGGCGAGGCGGAGGCCGAACTGCCGGAGATGTTCCTCGTGCACGACGACCCCGACGTCCTCGCCCGAGCCCGTCGGGGCAGGGGAGTGCTGGGCACCGTCGCGCACGCGGTCCGCGGTGTCGCCGAGTCCGTCGGCCCCGGTGCACCGGGACCGGCCGAACCCGCGTCCTCGGCCGGCCCGCCGCGCCCGGCGGCGAGCACGCCGTTGAGCGCCGCCTACGCGCTCGCCGAACTGCGCGCCGCGTGGCCCGCCGAGGCGGTGGTCGTGGAAGAGGCGCCGAGCCACCGCAACGACCTGCACGACCACTTCCCGATCACCTCGCGGGACGGCGGCTTCTTCGCCTGCGCCTCGGGAGCGCTGGGCTACGGCATCGGCGCCGCGGTGGGGGCTGCGCTCGCGGAGCCGTCGCGCCCGGTGCTGGCGCTGCTCGGCGACGGCTCCAGCATGTACGGCTTCCAGGCCGTGTGGTCGGCGGTGCAGGAGCAGGCGCCGGTCACCTTCGCGATCTTGGACAACGCCCGCTACGCGGCGGTCGCGGTGCTCGGCGAGGCGGGCGGCGGGCGGAAGCTGCCCGGCGTCGAGCTGGGCGGCACGGACTTCGCCGCCCTCGCCCGCAGCCTCGGCTGCCCGGCGACCACGATCACCACCCCGGCGGAGCTGGCCGAAGCCCTGGCCGCCCGAGCGTCCGGTCCGCACCTGCTGCACATCAAGGTCGGCGCGGAACAACGCCACCTCTACTAG
- a CDS encoding ABC transporter substrate-binding protein encodes MSAARSPRRLPDRSLSRRGLLAAAGSAAFLATSGCGLLGGSRAAGGNDHVEKAVIRVGTLPTTEYAPLALAVRRGYFQHEGLQVEIVKATDGSAALTSLISGEYDVALSSYVPLLTAQSRGAADLRIVADAGAAAPGTAVIMVPPDSPVRAPADLAGRVVGVSAIGTVSDLLVKSALHEAGVPVDGVHPTPISFPNMPAALAQRRLDAALLTEPFITIATREGSARTLVDAATGLADGLPLSGYGATARFVQDNPRTLAAFQRGLTRATLEARDRRAVEPLLPDIARISPEVAAETALVTFRAVPDGTQMQRVSDLMHRFAFIDEPLDASTMIAASP; translated from the coding sequence ATGTCCGCTGCTCGCTCCCCTCGACGGTTACCTGACAGGTCGCTGTCCCGGCGCGGACTGCTCGCCGCGGCGGGCTCGGCCGCGTTCCTCGCCACCAGCGGCTGCGGGCTGCTCGGCGGCTCCCGGGCCGCCGGCGGCAACGACCACGTGGAGAAGGCCGTGATCCGGGTCGGCACGCTGCCGACCACCGAGTACGCGCCGCTGGCGCTGGCCGTGCGCCGCGGCTACTTCCAGCACGAAGGCCTCCAGGTGGAGATCGTCAAGGCCACCGACGGCAGCGCCGCGCTCACCTCCCTGATCAGCGGCGAGTACGACGTGGCGCTGAGCAGCTACGTGCCGCTGCTGACCGCGCAGTCCCGAGGCGCCGCCGACCTGCGCATCGTCGCCGACGCCGGGGCGGCCGCACCCGGCACCGCCGTGATCATGGTTCCGCCCGATTCACCGGTCCGCGCCCCCGCCGACCTGGCGGGCCGGGTGGTCGGCGTCAGCGCCATCGGCACCGTGTCCGACCTGCTGGTCAAATCGGCGCTGCACGAGGCGGGCGTGCCCGTCGACGGCGTGCACCCGACGCCGATCTCGTTCCCGAACATGCCCGCGGCCCTCGCGCAGCGGCGCCTCGACGCGGCGCTGCTCACGGAACCCTTCATCACCATCGCCACCCGCGAGGGCAGCGCGCGGACGCTCGTCGACGCGGCCACCGGCCTCGCCGACGGCCTGCCGCTGTCCGGCTACGGCGCCACCGCACGTTTCGTGCAGGACAACCCGCGCACGCTCGCCGCGTTCCAGCGCGGACTCACCCGCGCCACGCTGGAGGCCAGGGATCGCCGGGCGGTGGAGCCGCTGCTGCCGGACATCGCCCGGATCTCCCCGGAGGTCGCGGCCGAGACGGCGCTGGTCACCTTCCGCGCGGTTCCCGACGGCACCCAGATGCAGCGGGTCTCGGACCTGATGCACCGGTTCGCCTTCATCGACGAGCCCCTCGACGCCAGCACCATGATCGCCGCAAGCCCCTGA
- a CDS encoding ABC transporter substrate-binding protein encodes MPSRPAPRGTRHRATRALLSIATIGITTFALSGCGLLSGSDGAGGDTSGGKGPEKDTVVVGSLPALSQAPIAVAQAKGYFADEGLTVKVQPVSDGPAALTSLISGQNDVSLGSYTAPIKAQATGAADLKIISEMMISVPNTMNIMVLPGSKIKKPEDLANAKIAYSAPGAITDIGTKAALQDRGIDVSDDQFVRFGFPDMLPALQNGQIDAAVMTEPFITQAAKNAGAVSIMDAFSGGTADFPVAGAMTTSKFAEENPQTLKAFQRAVQRAQVTGQNRAEVTPLLPQFAKITPELAPIVELGKIPTSMDASRLQRVADLMKRFGQIDKQIDVSQMLVEPPPLEQNPTGGA; translated from the coding sequence ATGCCGAGCAGACCGGCCCCACGTGGAACACGGCACCGCGCTACCCGCGCACTGCTGTCCATCGCCACGATCGGCATCACGACTTTCGCGTTGAGCGGCTGCGGGCTGCTCAGCGGCTCCGACGGAGCGGGCGGCGATACCAGTGGCGGCAAGGGCCCGGAGAAGGACACGGTAGTCGTGGGCTCGCTGCCCGCGCTGTCCCAGGCTCCGATCGCGGTGGCGCAGGCCAAGGGCTACTTCGCGGACGAGGGCCTCACCGTCAAGGTGCAGCCGGTCTCCGATGGCCCGGCGGCGCTGACCTCGCTGATCTCGGGCCAGAACGACGTGAGCCTCGGCAGCTACACGGCGCCGATCAAGGCGCAGGCCACCGGCGCGGCCGACCTCAAGATCATCAGCGAGATGATGATCTCGGTGCCGAACACCATGAACATCATGGTGCTGCCCGGCTCCAAGATCAAGAAGCCGGAAGACCTGGCCAACGCCAAGATCGCCTACAGCGCGCCCGGCGCCATCACCGACATCGGCACCAAGGCCGCGCTGCAGGACCGGGGCATCGACGTCTCCGACGACCAGTTCGTGCGCTTCGGCTTCCCCGACATGCTGCCCGCGCTGCAGAACGGCCAGATCGACGCGGCGGTGATGACCGAACCGTTCATCACCCAGGCCGCCAAGAACGCAGGCGCCGTCTCGATCATGGACGCGTTCTCCGGCGGCACCGCGGACTTCCCGGTGGCAGGCGCCATGACGACCTCGAAGTTCGCCGAGGAGAACCCGCAGACGCTGAAGGCTTTCCAGCGGGCCGTGCAGCGCGCCCAGGTGACCGGGCAGAACCGCGCCGAAGTCACCCCGCTGCTCCCGCAATTCGCCAAGATCACCCCGGAGCTCGCGCCGATCGTGGAGCTCGGCAAGATCCCGACCTCGATGGACGCGTCCCGGTTGCAGCGGGTCGCGGACCTGATGAAGCGCTTCGGGCAGATCGACAAGCAGATCGATGTCTCCCAGATGCTGGTCGAACCGCCCCCGTTGGAGCAGAATCCGACCGGTGGCGCGTGA
- the mdlC gene encoding benzoylformate decarboxylase has product MEASGMPTVRDITRGLMRDLGLTTVFGNPGTTEVPFLDQWPDDFRYVLGLQESVVTSMADGYAQQTGNAVLVNLHSAGGVGHALGAVFGAYRNRTPMIVLAGQQDRRLLPHDPFLGATEAAQFPKPYVKWSLEPARAADVPLALIRAYQLAMQGPRGPVFLSVPADDWDQPGEPVAAPAPVATPAADPAVITELAAELRDCERPAFVVGPAVIEAGAVAELVDLAERTGAAVWISPMVSRSSFPETHPQFAGFLQPAEPAVAAALRDHDLVTVFGAPAFTYHVHRGEPENRRPQGFVISDDPEILARTRHPLRGVHAGLAPALRQLLAEVAPSDRPAAQAWSRPELPPMSTPPQADHVISLVHELLPADAVVVTEAPTHKQTIQRHLPFHSPDQDFHAGASGSLGYGISALVGSALAAPSRPVLGIIGDGASMYGIQALWTAAQEHASLTMLVLDNEEYAAVRVLGEVGSDGKMPGVALGGIDFVAVASGLGCSARRVDDLAELDRELRSALAEPGPTVLHVPVAPSARKLY; this is encoded by the coding sequence ATGGAGGCTTCTGGTATGCCGACCGTGCGCGACATCACGCGCGGCCTCATGCGCGATCTCGGGTTGACGACCGTCTTCGGCAACCCGGGCACCACCGAGGTCCCGTTCCTGGATCAATGGCCCGACGACTTCCGCTACGTGCTCGGGCTGCAGGAGTCCGTCGTGACCTCCATGGCCGACGGGTACGCCCAGCAGACCGGGAACGCGGTGCTGGTCAACCTGCACTCCGCGGGCGGAGTCGGGCACGCGCTCGGGGCGGTGTTCGGCGCCTACCGCAACCGCACGCCGATGATCGTGCTCGCCGGTCAGCAGGACCGCAGGCTGCTGCCGCACGACCCGTTCCTCGGCGCGACCGAGGCCGCCCAGTTCCCCAAGCCGTACGTGAAGTGGTCGCTGGAACCGGCTCGTGCCGCGGACGTTCCGCTGGCGCTGATCAGGGCCTATCAACTGGCCATGCAGGGGCCGCGCGGCCCGGTGTTCCTGTCCGTCCCGGCCGACGACTGGGATCAGCCGGGTGAGCCGGTCGCCGCACCGGCGCCCGTCGCGACGCCCGCCGCGGACCCGGCGGTGATCACCGAGCTCGCCGCCGAACTGCGCGACTGCGAGCGCCCCGCCTTCGTCGTCGGACCGGCCGTGATCGAGGCGGGCGCCGTCGCCGAGCTGGTGGACCTCGCCGAGCGCACCGGCGCCGCGGTGTGGATCTCGCCGATGGTCTCGCGGTCCTCGTTCCCGGAGACCCACCCGCAGTTCGCCGGGTTCCTGCAGCCCGCGGAACCGGCGGTGGCCGCCGCGCTGCGGGACCACGACCTGGTCACGGTGTTCGGGGCGCCCGCGTTCACCTACCACGTGCACCGCGGCGAACCGGAGAATCGCAGGCCGCAGGGCTTCGTGATCAGCGACGATCCGGAGATCCTCGCGCGCACCCGGCACCCCCTGCGGGGCGTGCACGCGGGCCTCGCCCCGGCGCTGCGCCAGCTGCTGGCCGAGGTGGCGCCGTCGGATCGGCCCGCCGCGCAGGCCTGGTCACGACCGGAGCTGCCGCCGATGAGCACCCCGCCGCAGGCCGATCACGTGATCAGCCTGGTGCACGAGCTGCTGCCCGCGGACGCCGTTGTGGTCACCGAGGCGCCGACGCACAAGCAGACGATCCAGCGGCACCTGCCGTTCCACTCGCCTGACCAGGACTTCCACGCCGGGGCCAGCGGTTCGCTGGGCTACGGGATCTCCGCGCTGGTCGGCTCGGCGCTGGCCGCCCCGTCCCGTCCGGTGCTGGGCATCATCGGCGACGGCGCCAGCATGTACGGCATCCAGGCGCTGTGGACGGCCGCTCAGGAGCACGCTTCGTTGACGATGTTGGTGCTGGACAACGAGGAGTATGCGGCGGTCCGGGTGCTCGGTGAGGTCGGTTCCGACGGCAAGATGCCCGGTGTGGCGCTCGGCGGCATCGACTTCGTCGCGGTCGCGAGCGGATTGGGCTGCTCGGCACGCCGGGTGGACGATCTGGCGGAGCTGGACCGGGAGCTGCGCTCGGCGCTGGCCGAACCGGGGCCGACCGTGCTGCACGTCCCGGTCGCGCCCAGCGCCCGGAAACTGTACTGA
- a CDS encoding ABC transporter ATP-binding protein yields the protein MLEVTGLGHTYPGKQRHVAIEELGFTVRTGELTCIVGPSGCGKSTLLRLVGGLQRPSSGRIALHGSEIDGVPEDLAVVFQDYGRSLFPWMTVRGNVEFPLRTRSVNRRERAEEALAWVGLSDAAKKYPWQLSGGMQQRVAIARALATRPALLLMDEPFASVDAQTRFELEDLLLSVREEYGSTILLVTHDIDESIYLGDRVLVLSKSPATVVAELDVALGGQRDQIATRASAEFVRLRSHVARLLHSPTADPHVAASG from the coding sequence ATGCTGGAAGTGACCGGGCTCGGTCACACCTACCCCGGAAAGCAGCGGCACGTCGCCATCGAGGAGTTGGGCTTCACGGTGCGCACCGGCGAGCTCACTTGCATCGTCGGCCCGTCCGGCTGCGGCAAGTCGACGCTGCTGCGACTGGTCGGCGGCCTGCAGCGGCCCAGTTCCGGGCGCATCGCGCTGCACGGCTCCGAGATCGACGGAGTGCCCGAGGACCTCGCCGTCGTGTTCCAGGACTACGGCCGTTCGCTGTTCCCGTGGATGACGGTGCGCGGCAACGTGGAGTTCCCGCTGCGCACGCGCTCGGTGAACCGCCGGGAACGCGCCGAGGAGGCGCTGGCCTGGGTGGGCCTGTCGGACGCGGCGAAGAAGTACCCGTGGCAGCTCTCCGGCGGCATGCAGCAGCGCGTGGCGATCGCCCGCGCGCTGGCCACCCGGCCCGCGCTGCTGCTGATGGACGAGCCGTTCGCCTCCGTCGACGCGCAGACCCGGTTCGAGCTGGAGGACCTGCTGCTGTCGGTGCGCGAGGAGTACGGCAGCACGATCCTGCTGGTCACCCACGACATCGACGAGAGCATCTACCTGGGCGACCGGGTGCTGGTGCTGTCCAAGTCGCCCGCGACGGTCGTGGCCGAGCTGGACGTGGCGCTGGGCGGGCAGCGCGACCAGATCGCCACCCGTGCCTCCGCCGAGTTCGTGCGGCTGCGCAGCCACGTGGCGCGGCTGCTGCACTCGCCCACGGCCGACCCGCACGTGGCCGCCTCGGGGTGA